In one Sphingomonas sp. AP4-R1 genomic region, the following are encoded:
- a CDS encoding TonB-dependent receptor — protein sequence MIRRLTLLLLSSGASLSMPAMAAPVAPAAESAAIDFNIPASDLGTALNEAGQQASLQISFPYEPIAGRRAPAVKGRMPASAAIRQLITGSGLVISEIGDDHIRLVQGATASGDETVVTGYRLSNRRALASKRDSTQILDAVSQDEVSQLPDVNIVEASRRIPGISVIPERDSSRSRDNYQYVTIRGLDARYNLVTVDGAQIASADSSYRGAQLAMLPASLVSEIQAIKTVTSQYDPHALGGQINLTTKSAFDTGNFVTAQALGGWTSRDGKVAPADRANIRASGTAAYLFGAEKQFGLVVSGEYQRIQTSALASLPGDTGGGGWTYYTAAGAQTGDISNSTGRAVPVRVQDYAFTDKRERYSVNAKLEYRAGDRFGASLFGGYYHELTTENRYEALALPAAAYTPGPTIDSGTLRTGNYQLGVVTQPVTRSTWFINGDAHYDVTDNLKLTAAVSDSQARRVEDRWMYKWNTGMNEVTGSTTNLADYGYGYVNTNGTPSITLNNAPAAALASNYQPRYWRNLDSEIKNTVRSARGDIAWNFDANSRGLGLNAGINQTLTHVDSTLISREWLAKDPASALLIGNLDQYSQPTVLTPLLAPGIKFYLIDPAKARAVLYDHLDYFRQVDHTSDNNAAFYQLRESITAGYGQIGWRSDAVAVQAGVRYDDTRVKIGYLNKTVTGGTTSYPFQERNRGYSYWLPSGMATWNTTGRLKLRAGISETIGRPDYGQYGAATTTSYDGATLNISQGNPDLKPRRAWNYDVSGEYYLGAGGLISAALFYKDIKDEIFTRTTTTTTASYMGQTNVPTTISQPLNASSAMVKGAEVQIIKDRLDFLPGRLANLGVAVNATWLDGHFDFQMSNGATRRIGALFNQPDHIYNAQIFYTEGPVNLRLAFNRIGASPLSVDSSFTWRDIWTDSRDQLDLQASYYVTRWLQVTAQVQNLTNTAFEAHLGQKRELLQTRYPVGRTVWFGLVLKPEVSKR from the coding sequence ATGATCCGACGTTTGACGCTGCTGCTCCTGTCGAGCGGCGCCTCTCTTTCCATGCCGGCGATGGCCGCTCCGGTCGCGCCAGCGGCTGAATCCGCCGCGATCGATTTCAACATCCCGGCCTCCGATCTCGGCACCGCGCTCAATGAGGCGGGTCAGCAGGCAAGTCTGCAAATCTCCTTTCCCTACGAGCCGATCGCCGGGCGGCGGGCACCTGCCGTCAAAGGCCGGATGCCGGCTTCTGCTGCGATCCGCCAGCTGATCACGGGCAGCGGCCTCGTCATCTCCGAGATCGGCGACGATCATATCCGCCTCGTCCAGGGGGCGACCGCCAGCGGCGACGAAACCGTCGTCACGGGGTATCGGCTATCGAACCGGCGCGCGCTCGCGTCCAAGCGCGACAGCACGCAGATCCTCGACGCGGTCAGCCAGGACGAAGTGAGCCAGTTGCCCGACGTCAACATCGTCGAAGCCTCGCGCCGCATCCCCGGCATCTCGGTGATCCCGGAGCGGGATTCCAGCCGCTCGCGTGACAATTACCAATATGTCACGATCCGCGGCCTCGACGCGCGCTACAATCTCGTCACCGTCGACGGCGCGCAGATCGCCAGCGCCGACAGCAGCTATCGTGGTGCCCAACTCGCGATGCTGCCCGCCTCACTGGTCAGCGAGATCCAGGCGATCAAGACCGTCACCTCGCAATATGATCCCCACGCGCTGGGCGGCCAGATCAACCTGACCACCAAGAGCGCGTTCGACACCGGCAATTTCGTGACCGCGCAGGCATTGGGCGGGTGGACCTCGCGCGACGGCAAGGTCGCCCCCGCTGATCGCGCCAACATCCGCGCGAGCGGCACCGCGGCGTATCTGTTCGGGGCCGAGAAGCAGTTCGGCCTCGTCGTCTCGGGCGAATATCAGCGCATCCAGACATCGGCGCTGGCGAGCCTGCCGGGCGACACGGGCGGCGGGGGCTGGACCTACTACACAGCCGCCGGCGCCCAGACCGGCGACATCTCCAACTCCACCGGCCGCGCCGTGCCCGTCCGCGTCCAGGACTATGCGTTCACGGACAAGCGCGAGCGCTACAGTGTGAACGCCAAGCTGGAATATCGGGCGGGCGACCGTTTCGGTGCGTCGCTGTTCGGCGGCTATTATCACGAGCTGACCACCGAAAATCGCTACGAGGCGCTGGCTTTGCCCGCCGCCGCCTATACGCCCGGCCCCACGATCGACAGCGGCACGCTTCGCACCGGCAATTATCAGCTGGGCGTGGTCACCCAGCCGGTCACGCGAAGCACCTGGTTCATCAACGGTGACGCCCATTACGACGTCACCGACAATCTGAAGCTGACGGCGGCGGTCTCCGATTCCCAGGCGCGCCGCGTCGAAGACCGATGGATGTACAAGTGGAACACCGGGATGAACGAGGTGACCGGTAGCACCACCAATCTTGCCGATTATGGCTATGGCTATGTGAACACGAACGGCACCCCGTCCATCACGCTCAACAACGCTCCCGCGGCCGCATTGGCGAGCAACTATCAACCCCGTTACTGGCGCAATCTGGATTCCGAGATCAAGAACACGGTCCGATCCGCGCGGGGTGACATCGCATGGAATTTCGACGCGAACTCGCGCGGGCTAGGCCTCAATGCCGGCATCAACCAGACGCTGACGCACGTCGACAGCACGCTGATCTCCCGCGAATGGCTGGCCAAGGATCCAGCATCGGCGTTGCTGATCGGTAATCTCGACCAATATTCGCAACCGACGGTGCTGACGCCGCTGCTCGCCCCCGGCATCAAATTCTATCTGATCGACCCGGCGAAAGCGCGGGCCGTGCTCTATGACCATCTCGATTATTTCCGGCAGGTCGATCACACGTCGGACAACAATGCCGCTTTCTATCAGCTGCGGGAATCGATTACGGCGGGCTATGGTCAGATCGGCTGGCGCAGCGACGCTGTCGCGGTCCAGGCGGGTGTCCGCTACGACGATACGCGCGTGAAGATCGGCTATCTGAACAAGACCGTTACCGGCGGTACGACCAGTTATCCGTTCCAAGAGCGTAATCGCGGTTACAGCTATTGGCTCCCCTCGGGCATGGCGACCTGGAACACGACGGGGCGGCTGAAGCTGCGCGCCGGGATCAGCGAGACCATCGGCCGCCCCGATTACGGCCAATATGGCGCGGCGACCACGACCAGCTATGACGGTGCCACGCTCAACATCAGCCAGGGCAATCCCGATCTGAAGCCGCGTCGCGCGTGGAATTACGACGTGTCGGGCGAATATTATCTCGGCGCCGGCGGGCTGATCTCGGCCGCCTTGTTCTACAAGGACATCAAGGACGAGATCTTCACCCGCACCACGACCACGACGACCGCTTCCTATATGGGGCAGACGAACGTGCCGACCACCATCTCGCAGCCGCTCAACGCGTCGTCGGCGATGGTGAAGGGCGCCGAGGTGCAGATCATCAAGGATCGGCTGGACTTCCTCCCCGGCCGGCTCGCCAATCTGGGCGTGGCGGTGAACGCCACCTGGCTCGATGGCCATTTCGATTTCCAGATGTCGAACGGCGCCACCCGCCGGATCGGCGCGCTCTTCAACCAGCCCGATCATATCTACAACGCGCAGATCTTCTACACCGAAGGGCCGGTGAACCTGCGCCTCGCCTTCAATCGGATCGGCGCCTCGCCATTGTCCGTCGACAGCAGCTTTACATGGCGCGACATCTGGACGGACTCGCGCGACCAGCTCGATCTGCAGGCCAGCTATTATGTCACCCGCTGGCTGCAGGTGACGGCGCAGGTGCAGAACCTCACCAACACCGCGTTCGAGGCGCATCTGGGCCAGAAACGCGAGCTGCTGCAGACCCGATATCCGGTCGGCCGCACGGTCTGGTTCGGTCTCGTCCTGAAGCCGGAAGTTTCCAAGCGCTAA
- a CDS encoding LysR substrate-binding domain-containing protein gives MLRRQTPPLEATEAFLLAARAVSFRAAADELALSPSAFSRRIQLLESFVGVALFDRSGAVVQLTDAGARYFAEIAPAMDTIRRATVGLRDQAGSRTLRLMTSHSFAVGWLVPRLPDLFRAHGIEIDLSIGRDAQALRSGQADLAIWGGRPHEEDLPRERLIDLSAVLASAPRLADGRTPPASVRELGEHRILATKVPEHFWQGWLTGMGLDGRLPQPATRFETTQLTYEAAASGLGLTLAVPLISERFVADRRLLPAFGPAVPIGFDYSVFYATAEIERRAPVKIFVRWLRDQIAMSLSQFEMWVGSSDRAGDPDAANGRPDPLQRDGQIAYDRPLPGHMEGGRAARIPA, from the coding sequence ATGTTGCGCCGCCAGACACCGCCGCTGGAAGCGACCGAAGCCTTTCTGCTCGCCGCGCGCGCCGTGTCCTTCCGGGCGGCCGCCGACGAGCTGGCGCTGAGCCCCTCCGCTTTCTCGCGTCGTATCCAGCTGCTGGAAAGCTTCGTCGGCGTGGCCTTGTTCGATCGATCGGGCGCGGTGGTGCAGCTGACGGATGCGGGCGCGCGCTATTTCGCGGAGATCGCGCCGGCGATGGACACGATCCGCCGGGCGACGGTGGGCCTGCGCGATCAGGCCGGCAGCCGCACGTTGCGGCTGATGACCTCGCACAGCTTCGCGGTCGGCTGGCTGGTGCCGCGCCTGCCGGATCTGTTTCGCGCGCACGGCATCGAGATCGACCTGTCGATCGGCCGCGACGCGCAGGCGCTTCGCTCCGGTCAGGCAGACCTCGCCATCTGGGGTGGTCGCCCGCACGAGGAAGACTTGCCACGCGAACGGCTGATCGATCTGTCCGCCGTGCTGGCCTCCGCCCCCCGGCTGGCCGACGGCCGCACCCCGCCCGCATCGGTCCGCGAGCTTGGCGAGCATCGCATCCTCGCCACCAAGGTGCCCGAACATTTCTGGCAAGGCTGGCTGACGGGAATGGGGCTCGACGGTCGGCTTCCGCAACCGGCGACGCGGTTCGAAACGACGCAACTCACCTATGAAGCGGCGGCGAGTGGCCTCGGCCTCACCCTGGCCGTGCCGTTGATTTCCGAACGGTTCGTGGCCGACCGGCGCCTGCTTCCCGCTTTCGGGCCGGCCGTCCCGATCGGCTTCGACTATAGCGTCTTCTATGCGACGGCAGAGATCGAGCGGCGCGCGCCCGTGAAAATATTCGTCCGCTGGCTCCGGGATCAGATCGCGATGTCGCTGTCGCAATTCGAAATGTGGGTTGGATCATCCGATCGAGCCGGCGATCCCGACGCCGCAAACGGCAGACCGGATCCTCTGCAACGCGACGGGCAAATCGCATACGACAGGCCCCTGCCCGGGCATATGGAAGGCGGGAGAGCAGCCCGCATCCCGGCGTAG
- a CDS encoding MFS transporter, whose translation MTERTASSNSNAYRWYALGVLILAYVLAFVDRQILNLLVQPIKRDLGLSDIEISLLQGLSFALFLSVGGLPIGRLIDTRPRTRLLGVGVAVWSLASAGCGLARGYGQLLLCRIGVGVGEATMTPSAYSLIGDYFPVRRQGLAMGLYSVGAYVGAGLALVIGAAVASRVPAEAVVPLVGTMHGWQLVFLLVGAPGLLVALWVASLREPVRSGAQPHVSLREALAWFRVRSRPLILVNLGVAFAAMAMYGLSAWAATFFLRRYGMTAADAGRTLGFIVMAAGGTGTLAAGLLGDRLTAAGRSDGRLRVMIAGAMLAMPFAVAAPLAGSAPLSFALLVPTFLFLTLAIGSGPATLQQITPSRMRGMQHALAVLAVNLIGLGLGPTAVALLTDRLLHDEARLGEALAIALPVALAVSCLCGLAARAPYRRAVADVA comes from the coding sequence ATGACTGAGCGGACCGCATCGTCGAACAGCAACGCTTATCGCTGGTATGCGCTGGGCGTCCTGATCCTCGCTTATGTGCTGGCCTTCGTCGATCGGCAGATCCTCAATCTGCTGGTGCAGCCGATCAAGCGTGATCTCGGGCTCAGCGATATCGAGATCAGCCTGCTGCAGGGCCTGTCCTTCGCGCTCTTCCTCTCGGTCGGCGGCCTGCCGATCGGGCGGCTGATCGACACGCGCCCGCGCACGCGGCTGCTGGGCGTGGGGGTCGCCGTCTGGAGCCTGGCGAGCGCGGGGTGCGGGCTGGCGCGCGGCTATGGACAATTGCTGCTGTGCCGGATCGGCGTGGGAGTGGGGGAGGCGACGATGACGCCCTCCGCTTATTCGCTGATCGGGGATTATTTCCCGGTACGACGGCAGGGGCTGGCGATGGGGCTCTACAGCGTCGGCGCCTATGTCGGGGCGGGGTTGGCGCTGGTCATCGGCGCGGCGGTCGCGTCGCGCGTTCCGGCGGAGGCGGTGGTGCCACTGGTGGGGACGATGCACGGCTGGCAGCTCGTCTTCCTGCTCGTCGGCGCGCCGGGCCTGCTGGTGGCCCTCTGGGTGGCGAGCCTGCGCGAACCCGTCCGCAGCGGGGCTCAGCCGCACGTATCCCTGCGCGAGGCTCTGGCCTGGTTCCGCGTGCGCAGTCGGCCGCTGATCCTCGTCAACCTCGGCGTCGCCTTCGCGGCGATGGCGATGTACGGCCTGTCCGCCTGGGCGGCGACCTTCTTCCTGCGCCGCTACGGGATGACGGCGGCCGATGCCGGGCGGACGCTCGGCTTCATCGTGATGGCGGCGGGCGGTACGGGGACGCTCGCGGCCGGTCTGCTCGGCGATCGCCTGACCGCTGCGGGGAGATCCGACGGGCGGCTGCGCGTGATGATTGCGGGGGCGATGCTGGCGATGCCGTTCGCGGTGGCGGCGCCGCTCGCCGGCAGCGCGCCTCTCTCGTTCGCCCTGCTCGTGCCGACCTTCCTGTTCCTGACGCTGGCGATCGGCTCCGGACCGGCCACGCTCCAGCAGATCACGCCGTCGCGGATGCGGGGAATGCAGCATGCGCTGGCCGTGCTGGCGGTGAACCTGATCGGTCTCGGCCTCGGCCCTACGGCGGTGGCGTTGCTGACCGATCGGCTGCTGCACGACGAGGCGCGGCTGGGCGAAGCGCTGGCCATCGCATTGCCGGTCGCGCTGGCCGTCTCGTGCCTGTGCGGGCTCGCCGCGCGGGCGCCCTATCGCCGCGCCGTCGCCGACGTTGCGTGA
- a CDS encoding metallophosphoesterase translates to MQIALISDTHLTPVAPAFDANLAAARRWIAERGIGLTVHLGDITADGAVDPAQVDHARAMLTDWPGDLRVLPGNHDIGDNPGPHDHPPVTRERLDRHAAAFGPDRWAMAAAGWTLIGLDAQLFGQGADEERAQDAWLEGIVAKASGPIGLFLHKPLFRDGTADRSLHHRYVPPDAGVALLRRLGEGLRFVVSGHTHQTRQLHIGGIEHLWVPSTAFILPDAMQDTVGVKDVGMAVVTLEQGAHRFELVQPEGMVRHDLADHADVYPDYADQLRAMAGRRHD, encoded by the coding sequence ATGCAGATCGCCCTTATCTCCGACACCCATCTCACCCCCGTCGCGCCGGCCTTCGACGCCAATCTCGCCGCCGCCCGACGTTGGATTGCCGAACGCGGCATCGGCCTGACCGTGCATCTCGGCGATATCACCGCCGATGGCGCGGTCGATCCGGCGCAGGTCGATCACGCCCGCGCGATGCTGACCGATTGGCCGGGCGACCTCCGCGTGCTGCCCGGCAATCACGACATCGGCGACAATCCCGGCCCGCACGATCACCCGCCCGTCACCCGCGAACGGCTGGATCGTCATGCCGCCGCATTCGGGCCGGATCGCTGGGCGATGGCCGCCGCAGGCTGGACGCTGATCGGCCTCGATGCGCAATTGTTCGGCCAAGGGGCGGACGAGGAGCGGGCGCAGGATGCCTGGCTGGAGGGCATCGTCGCGAAGGCATCCGGGCCGATCGGCCTCTTTCTGCACAAGCCGCTCTTCCGCGACGGCACCGCCGACCGGAGCCTGCACCACCGCTATGTGCCGCCGGACGCGGGCGTCGCCCTGCTGCGGCGGCTCGGCGAAGGGCTGCGCTTCGTCGTCTCCGGCCACACGCATCAGACGCGGCAGCTTCACATAGGCGGGATAGAGCATCTCTGGGTGCCCTCGACTGCCTTCATCCTGCCGGATGCGATGCAGGATACGGTGGGGGTCAAGGACGTGGGAATGGCCGTAGTGACGCTGGAACAGGGGGCGCACCGTTTCGAACTGGTGCAGCCGGAGGGCATGGTTCGTCACGATCTGGCCGATCATGCCGATGTCTATCCCGACTATGCGGATCAATTGCGGGCGATGGCGGGCCGCCGGCATGACTGA
- a CDS encoding TonB-dependent siderophore receptor has product MTFSLRAIALAGATLASPAFAQDAPASDDSIVVLGTRTAGRPATDSPAPVDVYSGEDLMARGMTDLPRALQFIAPSFNYPRSATAPSAANTRAATLRGLSPDEVLVLVNGKRWHASSVINFNNVIGRGSAPIDLATIPLAAIARIEVLRDGAAAQYGSDAIAGVINIVLKSDASGGSATAQAGRTGAGDGALYVATVNKGLKLGAHGSLNLTAELRSQSPTNRVAVDSRYGRITGEQGDPDAMDINTALNARYDLGGVELYGDATYSHRRSTSPAQFRAPGISVLYPNGFIPHIRLNQDDAGGTFGLRGAIGGWKWDLSDTIGYNDAQFLAKDTANTSLGAASPTRFDAGGARYFQNVANLTLSRPFALLAGANVAVGVEHRHEHYSIRSGEAASFTGAGAQGFPGFNPPSPVSLSRNAVSAFLDAELKPVTIVTLGGAVRYEHYSDFGSAVTGKVSALVKPASFIALRATGSTGFRAPSLQQSGFSTVTSQSSGGVLVNVGTFAVDDPVARALGAQSLKREKSRSISGGVVLTPGHGFTLTADVFHIKIDDRIALSDTLSGAAVTAVLRTAGITNASQVRFFTNALDTTTDGYEIVAGWRGRIAQGARLSLNAGYARAKTDVDRLAANTVVPALPLLGTMALDLLTTAQPRDKVTGSARLDLGPLALNADVVRFGRFKAISLVQEQVFSAVTTVDLVADVKVGRRFTFGVGVLNLGNVAPDRIVDRALSQGGSYQYPEVGGIGTNGREFFARASMAL; this is encoded by the coding sequence ATGACCTTCTCTCTGCGCGCGATCGCTCTCGCCGGCGCCACTCTCGCTTCGCCCGCTTTCGCTCAGGATGCGCCGGCATCGGACGATTCGATCGTCGTCCTCGGCACCCGCACGGCAGGCCGTCCGGCGACAGACTCCCCGGCGCCCGTCGACGTCTATAGCGGCGAGGATCTGATGGCGCGGGGGATGACCGATCTGCCGCGCGCGCTGCAATTCATCGCGCCGTCGTTCAACTATCCGCGTTCGGCGACGGCGCCGTCCGCCGCGAACACCCGCGCCGCCACGCTGCGGGGCCTCTCGCCCGACGAGGTGCTGGTGCTGGTCAACGGCAAACGCTGGCATGCCTCTTCCGTCATCAACTTCAACAACGTGATCGGGCGCGGATCGGCGCCGATCGATCTGGCCACGATCCCGCTCGCGGCCATCGCCCGGATCGAGGTGCTGCGCGATGGCGCCGCCGCCCAATATGGCTCGGATGCGATTGCGGGCGTGATCAACATCGTCCTCAAGTCCGATGCGAGCGGCGGCAGCGCCACGGCGCAGGCCGGGAGGACGGGCGCGGGCGACGGCGCGCTCTATGTGGCGACCGTCAACAAGGGGCTGAAACTCGGCGCCCACGGCAGCCTCAATTTGACGGCCGAGCTGCGCTCGCAATCGCCCACCAACCGCGTCGCGGTCGACAGCCGCTATGGCCGGATCACCGGCGAGCAGGGCGATCCAGACGCGATGGACATCAACACAGCGCTGAACGCCCGCTACGATCTCGGCGGCGTCGAACTGTATGGCGATGCGACCTATTCCCATCGCCGCTCGACCAGCCCGGCCCAGTTCCGCGCGCCGGGCATCTCGGTCCTCTATCCGAACGGCTTCATCCCCCACATCCGCCTCAATCAGGACGATGCGGGCGGCACGTTCGGCCTGCGCGGTGCGATCGGTGGCTGGAAGTGGGATCTGAGCGACACGATCGGCTATAACGACGCGCAGTTCCTCGCGAAGGATACGGCGAACACCTCGCTCGGCGCGGCCAGCCCGACGCGGTTCGACGCGGGCGGCGCGCGCTATTTCCAGAATGTCGCCAACCTCACGCTGAGCCGTCCGTTCGCGCTGCTGGCCGGCGCGAATGTCGCGGTGGGCGTCGAACATCGCCACGAACATTATTCGATCCGGTCGGGCGAGGCGGCGTCGTTCACGGGAGCAGGGGCTCAAGGCTTTCCGGGCTTCAACCCGCCGAGCCCGGTCAGCCTCTCGCGCAACGCCGTCAGCGCCTTTCTCGATGCTGAGCTGAAGCCCGTCACCATCGTCACCCTGGGCGGCGCGGTGCGCTACGAACATTATAGCGATTTCGGCAGCGCCGTGACCGGAAAGGTCAGCGCGCTGGTGAAGCCTGCGTCGTTCATCGCCTTGCGCGCGACGGGATCGACCGGCTTCCGCGCACCCTCGCTTCAGCAGAGCGGCTTCAGCACCGTCACCAGCCAGTCGAGCGGTGGCGTCCTCGTCAACGTGGGCACGTTCGCGGTGGACGATCCGGTCGCTCGCGCCCTCGGCGCGCAATCGCTGAAGCGGGAGAAATCGCGCAGCATCAGCGGTGGCGTCGTGCTGACGCCCGGACATGGCTTCACGCTGACCGCCGACGTCTTCCATATCAAGATCGACGATCGCATCGCGCTCAGCGACACGCTCAGCGGCGCGGCCGTCACCGCCGTGCTGCGAACCGCGGGCATCACCAATGCCAGCCAGGTCCGCTTCTTCACCAATGCGCTGGATACCACCACCGACGGCTATGAGATCGTCGCGGGCTGGCGCGGGCGGATCGCGCAAGGCGCGCGCCTGTCGCTGAATGCGGGCTATGCGCGGGCGAAGACGGATGTCGACCGGCTCGCCGCCAACACCGTCGTGCCGGCGCTGCCGCTGCTGGGCACGATGGCGCTCGATCTGCTGACCACCGCCCAGCCGCGCGACAAGGTGACGGGATCGGCGCGGCTCGATCTGGGGCCGCTCGCGCTGAATGCCGATGTCGTCCGCTTCGGCCGCTTCAAGGCGATCTCGCTCGTGCAGGAGCAGGTCTTCTCGGCTGTGACGACGGTGGATCTGGTGGCGGACGTGAAGGTGGGCCGCCGCTTCACGTTCGGGGTAGGCGTACTCAATCTCGGCAATGTCGCACCCGACCGGATCGTGGATCGCGCGCTCAGCCAGGGGGGCAGCTATCAATATCCGGAGGTCGGGGGTATCGGCACGAACGGTCGCGAATTCTTCGCCCGCGCCTCGATGGCGCTCTGA
- a CDS encoding histidine phosphatase family protein — translation MRITIARHAETVYNAGGRMQGHMGHTPLTRAGIAQAEAMGVALAADEGLSPDCDIWASPSGRTLQTAAIIAEHLGRDFFDIRTDPRLLEIDVGAWQGRLYKDVVAEIGPIHCPDRHIFSVRPPEGEWYPEIAARLRSWVADLAPDRDVLVISHGVTLRVLRGLLAGGAPFEGVDLADDAPQGTIFRIEGGEQTVLHVGTGRLPKAA, via the coding sequence ATGCGGATCACGATCGCCCGCCATGCCGAGACGGTCTACAATGCGGGCGGCCGCATGCAGGGTCATATGGGGCACACGCCGCTGACCCGCGCCGGCATTGCGCAAGCCGAGGCGATGGGGGTGGCGCTGGCGGCCGACGAAGGGCTGAGTCCGGATTGCGACATCTGGGCGTCGCCCTCGGGCAGGACGCTGCAGACCGCCGCGATCATCGCCGAGCATCTCGGCCGCGACTTCTTCGACATCCGCACCGATCCGCGCCTGCTGGAGATCGATGTCGGTGCCTGGCAGGGACGGCTCTACAAGGATGTCGTGGCCGAGATCGGGCCGATCCATTGTCCCGACCGGCATATCTTCTCGGTGCGCCCGCCCGAAGGCGAATGGTATCCAGAGATCGCCGCGCGGCTCCGCTCGTGGGTCGCGGACCTCGCGCCGGACCGGGACGTGCTGGTGATCAGCCACGGCGTGACGCTGCGTGTGCTGCGCGGGCTGCTGGCCGGGGGTGCTCCGTTCGAGGGCGTCGATCTGGCCGACGACGCGCCCCAGGGCACGATCTTCCGCATCGAGGGCGGCGAGCAGACCGTGCTTCATGTCGGTACCGGGCGGTTGCCGAAAGCGGCCTAG